One region of Sebastes fasciatus isolate fSebFas1 chromosome 1, fSebFas1.pri, whole genome shotgun sequence genomic DNA includes:
- the pfkfb4a gene encoding 6-phosphofructo-2-kinase/fructose-2,6-bisphosphatase 4a isoform X3: MRGCSRTKLTHNQDTAVCMTNCPTLIVTVGLPARGKTYISKKLTRYLNWIGVPTREFNVGQYRREFVKIYKSFEFFRPDNEEGLEIRRQCASAALNDVRQYLTEEGGQVAVFDATNTTRERRETIIEFAEQNGFKVFFVESVCEDPDVIQENIVQVKLGSPDYTNCNTEEAVEDFMKRIKCYENSYETLDEVLDRDLSFIKIMDVGQRYLVNRVLDHIQSRIVYYLMNIHITPRSIYLCRHGESELNVNGRIGGDSGLTPRGKEFGKKLSHFIQAQGISDLKVWTSQMKRTIQTAEALSVPYEQWKVLNEIDAGVCEEMMYEEIQDHYPLEFALRDQDKYRYRYPKGESYEDLVQRLEPVIMELERQENVLVVCHQAVMRCLLAYFLDKTAEELPYLKCPLHTVLKLTPVAYGCKVESISLNVDSVNTHRERPENVEVSRMSKEALLTVPAHQ; encoded by the exons TATGTATGACCAACTGTCCCACCCTGATCGTGACAGTGGGCCTTCCTGCCAGGGGGAAGACCTATATCTCCAAGAAGCTGACTCGCTATCTCAACTGGATCGGAGTGCCCACCAGAG AGTTCAATGTCGGGCAGTACAGGAGAGAGTTTGTGAAGATCTACAAGTCCTTTGAGTTCTTCCGTCCAGACAACGAGGAGGGGTTAGAGATCAGACG ACAATGTGCCTCAGCAGCATTGAACGATGTGCGACAGTATCTCACAGAAGAAGGAGGCCAAGTGGCG GTTTTTGATGCAACAAACACCACCAGAGAAAGGAGGGAAACCATCATTGAGTTTGCAGAACAGAATGGTTTTAAG gTGTTCTTCGTGGAGTCTGTGTGTGAAGACCCAGACGTCATACAGGAGAACATAGTG CAAGTGAAGCTGGGGAGCCCCGACTACACCAACTGTAACACAGAAGAAGCAGTTGAAGATTTCATGAAGAGAATCAAGTGTTATGAAAACTCCTACGAGACGCTGGATGAAGTCCTGGACAG GGATCTCTCCTTCATTAAAATCATGGACGTGGGTCAGCGGTACTTGGTCAACAGGGTGCTGGACCACATCCAGAGCCGGATTGTCTACTACCTCATGAACATTCACATCACGCCGCGCTCCATCTACCTGTGCCGCCACGGTGAGAGCGAGCTCAATGTCAACGGTCGAATCGGAGGAGACTCGGGCCTCACACCTAGAGGCAAAGAG TTTGGGAAGAAGCTGAGCCACTTCATCCAGGCGCAGGGCATCAGCGACCTGAAGGTGTGGACAAGTCAGATGAAGAGGACCATCCAGACAGCCGAGGCTCTCAGTGTGCCCTACGAACAGTGGAAGGTCCTGAACGAGATCGATGCA GGCGTGTGTGAGGAGATGATGTACGAGGAGATCCAGGATCACTATCCCCTTGAGTTTGCTCTGAGAGACCAGGACAAATACCGCTATCGGTACCCGAAAGGAGAG TCCTACGAGGACCTTGTGCAGCGGTTGGAGCCCGTCATCATGGAGCTGGAGCGGCAAGAGAACGTGCTGGTCGTCTGTCACCAGGCCGTCATGCGCTGCCTGTTGGCCTATTTCCTGGACAAGACGGCAG AGGAGCTGCCCTACCTGAAGTGCCCGCTGCACACGGTGCTGAAGCTAACGCCAGTGGCCTACG GCTGTAAGGTGGAGTCCATCAGCTTAAACGTGGACTCTGTCAACACACACCGAGAAAGACCAGAG
- the pfkfb4a gene encoding 6-phosphofructo-2-kinase/fructose-2,6-bisphosphatase 4a isoform X1 has protein sequence MKHRSHSEQHHGKRPRVPAAAASSSSTTSPPDSMEDKTPSNPRELTQNPLKKIWMPWCRNGLPERHISQRKVCMTNCPTLIVTVGLPARGKTYISKKLTRYLNWIGVPTREFNVGQYRREFVKIYKSFEFFRPDNEEGLEIRRQCASAALNDVRQYLTEEGGQVAVFDATNTTRERRETIIEFAEQNGFKVFFVESVCEDPDVIQENIVQVKLGSPDYTNCNTEEAVEDFMKRIKCYENSYETLDEVLDRDLSFIKIMDVGQRYLVNRVLDHIQSRIVYYLMNIHITPRSIYLCRHGESELNVNGRIGGDSGLTPRGKEFGKKLSHFIQAQGISDLKVWTSQMKRTIQTAEALSVPYEQWKVLNEIDAGVCEEMMYEEIQDHYPLEFALRDQDKYRYRYPKGESYEDLVQRLEPVIMELERQENVLVVCHQAVMRCLLAYFLDKTAEELPYLKCPLHTVLKLTPVAYGCKVESISLNVDSVNTHRERPENVEVSRMSKEALLTVPAHQ, from the exons ATGAAACACCGGTCACATTCAGAACAGCATCACGGGAAAAGGCCCCGTGTTCCCGCCGcggccgcctcctcctcctccaccacctcacCACCAGACTCAATGGAGGACAAAACCCCGTCCAACCCGCGGGAACTCACCCAGAACCCGCTGAAGAAGATCTGGATGCCGTGGTGTAGAAACGGCCTTCCAGAGAGACACATCTCTCAGAGGAAGG TATGTATGACCAACTGTCCCACCCTGATCGTGACAGTGGGCCTTCCTGCCAGGGGGAAGACCTATATCTCCAAGAAGCTGACTCGCTATCTCAACTGGATCGGAGTGCCCACCAGAG AGTTCAATGTCGGGCAGTACAGGAGAGAGTTTGTGAAGATCTACAAGTCCTTTGAGTTCTTCCGTCCAGACAACGAGGAGGGGTTAGAGATCAGACG ACAATGTGCCTCAGCAGCATTGAACGATGTGCGACAGTATCTCACAGAAGAAGGAGGCCAAGTGGCG GTTTTTGATGCAACAAACACCACCAGAGAAAGGAGGGAAACCATCATTGAGTTTGCAGAACAGAATGGTTTTAAG gTGTTCTTCGTGGAGTCTGTGTGTGAAGACCCAGACGTCATACAGGAGAACATAGTG CAAGTGAAGCTGGGGAGCCCCGACTACACCAACTGTAACACAGAAGAAGCAGTTGAAGATTTCATGAAGAGAATCAAGTGTTATGAAAACTCCTACGAGACGCTGGATGAAGTCCTGGACAG GGATCTCTCCTTCATTAAAATCATGGACGTGGGTCAGCGGTACTTGGTCAACAGGGTGCTGGACCACATCCAGAGCCGGATTGTCTACTACCTCATGAACATTCACATCACGCCGCGCTCCATCTACCTGTGCCGCCACGGTGAGAGCGAGCTCAATGTCAACGGTCGAATCGGAGGAGACTCGGGCCTCACACCTAGAGGCAAAGAG TTTGGGAAGAAGCTGAGCCACTTCATCCAGGCGCAGGGCATCAGCGACCTGAAGGTGTGGACAAGTCAGATGAAGAGGACCATCCAGACAGCCGAGGCTCTCAGTGTGCCCTACGAACAGTGGAAGGTCCTGAACGAGATCGATGCA GGCGTGTGTGAGGAGATGATGTACGAGGAGATCCAGGATCACTATCCCCTTGAGTTTGCTCTGAGAGACCAGGACAAATACCGCTATCGGTACCCGAAAGGAGAG TCCTACGAGGACCTTGTGCAGCGGTTGGAGCCCGTCATCATGGAGCTGGAGCGGCAAGAGAACGTGCTGGTCGTCTGTCACCAGGCCGTCATGCGCTGCCTGTTGGCCTATTTCCTGGACAAGACGGCAG AGGAGCTGCCCTACCTGAAGTGCCCGCTGCACACGGTGCTGAAGCTAACGCCAGTGGCCTACG GCTGTAAGGTGGAGTCCATCAGCTTAAACGTGGACTCTGTCAACACACACCGAGAAAGACCAGAG
- the pfkfb4a gene encoding 6-phosphofructo-2-kinase/fructose-2,6-bisphosphatase 4a isoform X4, with the protein MRGCSRTKLTHNQDTAVCMTNCPTLIVTVGLPARGKTYISKKLTRYLNWIGVPTREFNVGQYRREFVKIYKSFEFFRPDNEEGLEIRRQCASAALNDVRQYLTEEGGQVAVFDATNTTRERRETIIEFAEQNGFKVFFVESVCEDPDVIQENIVQVKLGSPDYTNCNTEEAVEDFMKRIKCYENSYETLDEVLDRDLSFIKIMDVGQRYLVNRVLDHIQSRIVYYLMNIHITPRSIYLCRHGESELNVNGRIGGDSGLTPRGKEFGKKLSHFIQAQGISDLKVWTSQMKRTIQTAEALSVPYEQWKVLNEIDAGVCEEMMYEEIQDHYPLEFALRDQDKYRYRYPKGESYEDLVQRLEPVIMELERQENVLVVCHQAVMRCLLAYFLDKTAEELPYLKCPLHTVLKLTPVAYGCKVESISLNVDSVNTHRERPENVNVHRTTRDALQTVPAHL; encoded by the exons TATGTATGACCAACTGTCCCACCCTGATCGTGACAGTGGGCCTTCCTGCCAGGGGGAAGACCTATATCTCCAAGAAGCTGACTCGCTATCTCAACTGGATCGGAGTGCCCACCAGAG AGTTCAATGTCGGGCAGTACAGGAGAGAGTTTGTGAAGATCTACAAGTCCTTTGAGTTCTTCCGTCCAGACAACGAGGAGGGGTTAGAGATCAGACG ACAATGTGCCTCAGCAGCATTGAACGATGTGCGACAGTATCTCACAGAAGAAGGAGGCCAAGTGGCG GTTTTTGATGCAACAAACACCACCAGAGAAAGGAGGGAAACCATCATTGAGTTTGCAGAACAGAATGGTTTTAAG gTGTTCTTCGTGGAGTCTGTGTGTGAAGACCCAGACGTCATACAGGAGAACATAGTG CAAGTGAAGCTGGGGAGCCCCGACTACACCAACTGTAACACAGAAGAAGCAGTTGAAGATTTCATGAAGAGAATCAAGTGTTATGAAAACTCCTACGAGACGCTGGATGAAGTCCTGGACAG GGATCTCTCCTTCATTAAAATCATGGACGTGGGTCAGCGGTACTTGGTCAACAGGGTGCTGGACCACATCCAGAGCCGGATTGTCTACTACCTCATGAACATTCACATCACGCCGCGCTCCATCTACCTGTGCCGCCACGGTGAGAGCGAGCTCAATGTCAACGGTCGAATCGGAGGAGACTCGGGCCTCACACCTAGAGGCAAAGAG TTTGGGAAGAAGCTGAGCCACTTCATCCAGGCGCAGGGCATCAGCGACCTGAAGGTGTGGACAAGTCAGATGAAGAGGACCATCCAGACAGCCGAGGCTCTCAGTGTGCCCTACGAACAGTGGAAGGTCCTGAACGAGATCGATGCA GGCGTGTGTGAGGAGATGATGTACGAGGAGATCCAGGATCACTATCCCCTTGAGTTTGCTCTGAGAGACCAGGACAAATACCGCTATCGGTACCCGAAAGGAGAG TCCTACGAGGACCTTGTGCAGCGGTTGGAGCCCGTCATCATGGAGCTGGAGCGGCAAGAGAACGTGCTGGTCGTCTGTCACCAGGCCGTCATGCGCTGCCTGTTGGCCTATTTCCTGGACAAGACGGCAG AGGAGCTGCCCTACCTGAAGTGCCCGCTGCACACGGTGCTGAAGCTAACGCCAGTGGCCTACG GCTGTAAGGTGGAGTCCATCAGCTTAAACGTGGACTCTGTCAACACACACCGAGAAAGACCAGAG
- the pfkfb4a gene encoding 6-phosphofructo-2-kinase/fructose-2,6-bisphosphatase 4a isoform X2: protein MKHRSHSEQHHGKRPRVPAAAASSSSTTSPPDSMEDKTPSNPRELTQNPLKKIWMPWCRNGLPERHISQRKVCMTNCPTLIVTVGLPARGKTYISKKLTRYLNWIGVPTREFNVGQYRREFVKIYKSFEFFRPDNEEGLEIRRQCASAALNDVRQYLTEEGGQVAVFDATNTTRERRETIIEFAEQNGFKVFFVESVCEDPDVIQENIVQVKLGSPDYTNCNTEEAVEDFMKRIKCYENSYETLDEVLDRDLSFIKIMDVGQRYLVNRVLDHIQSRIVYYLMNIHITPRSIYLCRHGESELNVNGRIGGDSGLTPRGKEFGKKLSHFIQAQGISDLKVWTSQMKRTIQTAEALSVPYEQWKVLNEIDAGVCEEMMYEEIQDHYPLEFALRDQDKYRYRYPKGESYEDLVQRLEPVIMELERQENVLVVCHQAVMRCLLAYFLDKTAEELPYLKCPLHTVLKLTPVAYGCKVESISLNVDSVNTHRERPENVNVHRTTRDALQTVPAHL from the exons ATGAAACACCGGTCACATTCAGAACAGCATCACGGGAAAAGGCCCCGTGTTCCCGCCGcggccgcctcctcctcctccaccacctcacCACCAGACTCAATGGAGGACAAAACCCCGTCCAACCCGCGGGAACTCACCCAGAACCCGCTGAAGAAGATCTGGATGCCGTGGTGTAGAAACGGCCTTCCAGAGAGACACATCTCTCAGAGGAAGG TATGTATGACCAACTGTCCCACCCTGATCGTGACAGTGGGCCTTCCTGCCAGGGGGAAGACCTATATCTCCAAGAAGCTGACTCGCTATCTCAACTGGATCGGAGTGCCCACCAGAG AGTTCAATGTCGGGCAGTACAGGAGAGAGTTTGTGAAGATCTACAAGTCCTTTGAGTTCTTCCGTCCAGACAACGAGGAGGGGTTAGAGATCAGACG ACAATGTGCCTCAGCAGCATTGAACGATGTGCGACAGTATCTCACAGAAGAAGGAGGCCAAGTGGCG GTTTTTGATGCAACAAACACCACCAGAGAAAGGAGGGAAACCATCATTGAGTTTGCAGAACAGAATGGTTTTAAG gTGTTCTTCGTGGAGTCTGTGTGTGAAGACCCAGACGTCATACAGGAGAACATAGTG CAAGTGAAGCTGGGGAGCCCCGACTACACCAACTGTAACACAGAAGAAGCAGTTGAAGATTTCATGAAGAGAATCAAGTGTTATGAAAACTCCTACGAGACGCTGGATGAAGTCCTGGACAG GGATCTCTCCTTCATTAAAATCATGGACGTGGGTCAGCGGTACTTGGTCAACAGGGTGCTGGACCACATCCAGAGCCGGATTGTCTACTACCTCATGAACATTCACATCACGCCGCGCTCCATCTACCTGTGCCGCCACGGTGAGAGCGAGCTCAATGTCAACGGTCGAATCGGAGGAGACTCGGGCCTCACACCTAGAGGCAAAGAG TTTGGGAAGAAGCTGAGCCACTTCATCCAGGCGCAGGGCATCAGCGACCTGAAGGTGTGGACAAGTCAGATGAAGAGGACCATCCAGACAGCCGAGGCTCTCAGTGTGCCCTACGAACAGTGGAAGGTCCTGAACGAGATCGATGCA GGCGTGTGTGAGGAGATGATGTACGAGGAGATCCAGGATCACTATCCCCTTGAGTTTGCTCTGAGAGACCAGGACAAATACCGCTATCGGTACCCGAAAGGAGAG TCCTACGAGGACCTTGTGCAGCGGTTGGAGCCCGTCATCATGGAGCTGGAGCGGCAAGAGAACGTGCTGGTCGTCTGTCACCAGGCCGTCATGCGCTGCCTGTTGGCCTATTTCCTGGACAAGACGGCAG AGGAGCTGCCCTACCTGAAGTGCCCGCTGCACACGGTGCTGAAGCTAACGCCAGTGGCCTACG GCTGTAAGGTGGAGTCCATCAGCTTAAACGTGGACTCTGTCAACACACACCGAGAAAGACCAGAG